Proteins found in one Seonamhaeicola sp. S2-3 genomic segment:
- a CDS encoding beta-glucosidase, whose product MKKLCRSILILTCMLVNNPEIFAQKKGSKLDHNIESKIDSILPLLTLKEKVDMCHAQSKFSTKGVGRLGIPEIWMSDGPHGVRAEISWDSWDYAGWTNDSITAFPALTCLAATFNPELAEAIGFSLGEEARYRKKDVLLGPGVNIYRTPLNGRNFEYMGEDPFLASKMVVPYIKGVQKNNVAACVKHFALNNQEHWRNTVNVEVSDRALHEIYLPAFKAAVQEAGVWAVMGAYNKFRGQYATHNELLTKKILKGDWNYDGVVISDWSSTHNTMEAAMNGLDLEMGTGTDGLGTNSVNHYDNYYLASPFLKALKSGEIDEAVLNDKVRRILRLMFRTTLKTNRGFGRINNKEHHDVARKVAQEGIVLLKNENKFFPIEDKKGVTIAVIGENATRSMTAGGGSSELKPQFEISPLEGLKVRYKNANIVHAMGYATGPSVYDAIIPSKLNADSLRTEAVKVAKNADIVLFFGGLNKSHLQDCEGADRTQFNLPFGQDELLNDILKVNKNVGYILMSGNAVEMPWLKNIDGLMQTWYLGSMAGYSIADVISGDVNPSGKLPFSFPVKLEDNAAHSFGESSYPGVNQEQYYKEGILVGYRWHDTKKIPSLYAFGYGLSYTSFNITDVKTDKKTYHPNDKIRVTCQVTNSGNFDGSEVVQVYIGKPKSKVKRALKELKGFQKVHLKKGASKSVEVIIDTANLAFYDESISDWNLENGGYKVYVGNASNNIIKTIKININ is encoded by the coding sequence ATGAAAAAACTTTGTAGATCCATACTTATTTTAACTTGTATGTTGGTGAATAATCCTGAAATTTTTGCTCAAAAAAAGGGTTCTAAATTAGACCATAATATTGAGTCAAAAATAGATAGTATTTTACCATTATTGACGCTAAAAGAAAAAGTAGATATGTGCCATGCGCAATCTAAATTTAGCACTAAAGGCGTAGGAAGGTTAGGAATACCAGAAATATGGATGTCAGATGGTCCTCACGGTGTAAGAGCCGAAATTAGCTGGGATTCATGGGATTATGCTGGATGGACAAACGACTCAATCACCGCTTTTCCTGCATTAACCTGTTTGGCAGCTACTTTTAACCCAGAATTGGCCGAAGCAATTGGATTTAGTCTTGGTGAAGAAGCACGATACAGGAAAAAAGATGTACTCCTAGGGCCTGGAGTTAATATTTACAGAACCCCGCTTAACGGTAGAAATTTTGAATATATGGGAGAAGACCCATTCTTAGCTTCAAAGATGGTGGTGCCCTATATTAAAGGTGTACAAAAAAATAATGTAGCCGCTTGTGTTAAACATTTTGCCTTAAACAACCAAGAACATTGGAGAAATACTGTTAATGTAGAAGTAAGTGATAGAGCCTTGCATGAGATTTATTTGCCAGCCTTTAAAGCAGCTGTACAAGAAGCCGGTGTTTGGGCTGTAATGGGAGCATACAATAAATTTAGAGGACAATACGCTACACATAACGAATTACTTACTAAAAAAATCTTAAAAGGTGATTGGAATTATGATGGAGTAGTAATTAGTGATTGGAGTTCTACGCACAATACAATGGAAGCTGCAATGAATGGATTAGATCTTGAAATGGGAACAGGAACAGATGGTTTAGGCACAAACTCTGTTAACCACTATGATAATTATTATCTAGCATCACCGTTTTTAAAAGCTTTAAAATCAGGAGAAATTGATGAAGCTGTTCTTAACGACAAAGTAAGACGTATCTTGAGATTAATGTTTCGTACAACATTAAAAACCAATAGAGGTTTTGGAAGAATTAATAATAAAGAACACCATGATGTAGCCAGAAAAGTTGCTCAAGAGGGAATTGTTTTATTAAAAAATGAAAATAAATTTTTTCCTATTGAAGATAAAAAAGGAGTAACAATTGCAGTTATTGGTGAAAATGCAACCCGTTCTATGACAGCCGGGGGAGGGTCTTCAGAGTTAAAACCTCAATTTGAAATATCTCCGTTAGAAGGTTTAAAAGTACGTTATAAAAACGCAAATATTGTACATGCTATGGGGTATGCAACTGGCCCATCAGTTTATGATGCTATTATACCATCTAAACTGAACGCAGACTCTCTCAGGACAGAAGCTGTAAAAGTTGCAAAAAATGCTGATATTGTTTTATTCTTTGGCGGGTTGAACAAAAGTCACCTTCAAGATTGTGAAGGTGCCGATAGAACGCAGTTTAACTTACCTTTTGGCCAAGACGAATTACTCAATGATATATTAAAAGTAAACAAAAATGTTGGATATATTTTAATGTCTGGAAATGCGGTTGAAATGCCTTGGTTAAAAAATATTGATGGCCTTATGCAAACATGGTACTTAGGTAGTATGGCTGGATATAGTATTGCTGATGTCATCAGCGGAGATGTAAATCCTTCGGGAAAATTACCATTTTCTTTCCCTGTTAAATTAGAAGATAATGCTGCACACTCATTTGGAGAATCTTCATATCCTGGGGTAAATCAAGAACAATACTATAAGGAAGGTATTTTAGTTGGTTACAGGTGGCATGATACTAAAAAAATCCCATCTCTTTATGCCTTTGGTTATGGACTTTCTTATACTAGTTTTAACATTACAGATGTAAAAACGGATAAAAAAACATACCATCCTAACGACAAAATTAGGGTAACTTGCCAAGTAACAAATAGTGGTAATTTTGATGGATCCGAGGTTGTTCAAGTATACATTGGTAAACCAAAATCTAAGGTAAAAAGAGCTTTAAAAGAACTGAAAGGGTTTCAGAAAGTACATTTAAAAAAGGGAGCATCTAAAAGTGTAGAAGTTATTATAGATACTGCCAATCTTGCTTTTTATGACGAATCTATTTCTGATTGGAACCTTGAAAATGGGGGTTACAAGGTTTATGTAGGCAATGCCTCTAATAACATTATTAAAACCATAAAAATAAACATTAATTAG
- a CDS encoding OmpA family protein, whose product MSKKTSYLLGILLTIILGTILYYFFCCSQCCDRNSDAQKQKQEPLVETSQTKKATKNAFSITDENGDLKLETASNFNFKTSEFSILQPVSNNVEESVLKLKNYLIENSLKDLEITGLYKSEEQNNSAYPNLGLARANAVKNYLVLHGVPSNQINTFGTLNDDIVPDETNTLYGPLKFTMQTLDASDTSALKALEKACDSIRTNPLVLHFKTGQAAINLTAEQRQKIANISHCVDKLGVKVQVVGHTDNSGDTNNNVVLGKQRADFAKGYLVKNGILEQNIETSSKGPHEPIADNATEEGRAKNRRTVITIN is encoded by the coding sequence ATGAGTAAAAAAACATCCTATCTCTTAGGAATTCTACTCACAATTATTCTTGGTACTATTTTGTACTATTTCTTTTGCTGTAGTCAATGCTGTGATAGAAACTCTGATGCACAAAAGCAAAAACAAGAACCGTTGGTAGAAACCTCGCAAACAAAAAAAGCTACAAAAAATGCTTTTTCTATTACAGATGAAAATGGCGACTTAAAATTAGAAACTGCTAGCAATTTTAACTTTAAAACTTCAGAGTTTTCAATTTTACAACCCGTTTCTAATAATGTTGAAGAAAGCGTTTTAAAACTAAAGAATTATTTAATTGAAAATTCGCTTAAAGATTTAGAAATCACTGGACTTTATAAGAGCGAAGAGCAAAACAATTCTGCTTATCCTAATTTAGGTTTGGCAAGGGCCAATGCTGTTAAAAACTATTTGGTTTTACATGGTGTACCATCTAATCAGATTAACACTTTTGGTACGTTAAATGATGATATAGTTCCAGATGAAACTAATACACTTTACGGACCATTAAAATTTACAATGCAAACTTTAGATGCGTCTGATACTTCGGCACTAAAAGCATTAGAAAAAGCCTGCGATTCTATTAGAACTAATCCGTTAGTACTTCATTTTAAAACAGGACAAGCAGCTATTAATTTAACAGCCGAACAACGCCAAAAAATTGCCAACATTTCTCATTGTGTTGATAAATTAGGTGTAAAAGTTCAGGTAGTTGGACATACAGATAATTCAGGAGATACCAATAATAATGTTGTTTTAGGCAAACAACGTGCAGATTTTGCAAAAGGTTATTTGGTTAAAAATGGCATTTTAGAGCAAAATATTGAAACTTCTTCAAAAGGACCACATGAACCCATTGCAGACAATGCAACCGAAGAAGGTAGGGCAAAAAACCGAAGAACCGTAATAACAATTAATTAA
- a CDS encoding lipocalin family protein, whose product MKTLIKNYKLLFVLVLLTSFFSCSSDDDATEPTTAELLAHKWFIVKQVDNSTTPVTEFIADECEQNIYYNFYNDGTLVAESFGFNGTDCESTGIEVVTYVLSDDENQILLTSEGSTNATNIITLTKTELVIGSNNYELHFKR is encoded by the coding sequence ATGAAAACCCTTATCAAAAACTACAAATTACTTTTTGTTTTAGTATTACTAACATCATTCTTTTCTTGTTCTAGTGATGATGATGCAACAGAACCAACAACAGCAGAACTTTTGGCTCACAAATGGTTTATAGTAAAACAAGTAGATAATTCAACAACGCCAGTAACAGAATTTATTGCCGACGAGTGTGAACAAAACATTTATTATAATTTTTATAATGACGGCACGCTTGTGGCAGAAAGCTTTGGATTTAATGGAACCGATTGTGAATCTACAGGCATAGAAGTAGTAACATATGTTTTAAGTGATGATGAAAATCAAATTCTACTCACAAGTGAAGGCTCAACAAACGCAACCAATATAATCACTTTAACCAAAACAGAATTGGTTATTGGTAGTAACAATTATGAACTTCATTTTAAAAGGTAG
- a CDS encoding IPT/TIG domain-containing protein, whose amino-acid sequence MKNLIKIYLVSAIFTLTLFSCSEDDVELPTITTFSSQSNPNASGTPGELLKIEGTNLSGLKKIILDNKFDVSFNPNLNSDNAIFFNIPNYDFENPYNFGVQPIKFITANGEIDSEINIIQPAPVFEKFSVANPKLGDKVTIKGSWFVGIQSVTFGGEPLEYTLVSDQEMYFLVPTDATEGQHVVITTEAGSTAIVEPGPGITNTTFLDINFGFVNYLFEDFDGNGLYTSTWGFYGDAGALSVTATGETGNCAQYDYNGATTFGYNGCQNDEAGAFLPSSATEASKVTFKMKVNANAGTSFDVILDTWAYNFTLETSGWQEVSARLDEFGSGYNPGNAATDTEKVDPSGILQVKVSLPNNGNASSVKFDDIIFKVEE is encoded by the coding sequence ATGAAAAATTTGATAAAAATATATTTAGTTTCGGCAATTTTTACCCTTACATTATTTTCATGCTCTGAAGATGACGTCGAATTACCAACAATAACGACTTTTTCTTCACAATCAAACCCAAATGCATCAGGAACTCCTGGTGAGTTACTTAAAATTGAAGGAACAAATTTATCTGGTTTGAAAAAAATTATTCTTGACAATAAATTTGATGTTTCCTTCAATCCAAATTTAAATTCTGATAATGCTATCTTTTTCAATATACCTAATTATGATTTTGAAAATCCATACAATTTTGGAGTTCAACCAATAAAGTTCATAACAGCAAATGGAGAAATTGATTCTGAAATTAACATTATACAACCTGCTCCTGTTTTTGAAAAATTTAGTGTTGCTAATCCTAAGCTAGGAGATAAAGTAACTATTAAAGGAAGTTGGTTTGTAGGTATTCAATCTGTTACTTTTGGAGGAGAACCACTAGAATATACACTAGTTTCAGATCAAGAAATGTACTTCTTAGTGCCAACTGATGCAACTGAAGGGCAACATGTTGTTATTACAACCGAAGCAGGAAGCACTGCAATTGTAGAGCCTGGTCCTGGTATTACAAACACTACTTTTCTTGATATCAATTTTGGATTCGTCAATTACTTATTTGAAGATTTTGATGGTAATGGTTTATATACTAGTACTTGGGGGTTTTATGGTGATGCAGGTGCTTTATCTGTAACCGCTACGGGCGAAACTGGTAATTGTGCTCAATATGATTATAATGGAGCAACAACATTCGGATATAATGGATGCCAAAATGATGAAGCTGGTGCATTTTTACCAAGTTCAGCCACAGAAGCTTCTAAAGTTACCTTCAAAATGAAGGTAAATGCTAATGCAGGCACATCTTTTGATGTCATTCTAGACACGTGGGCTTATAATTTCACCTTAGAAACAAGTGGATGGCAAGAAGTTTCAGCTAGGTTAGATGAATTTGGATCTGGATATAACCCTGGGAATGCAGCAACAGATACGGAAAAAGTAGATCCATCTGGTATACTACAGGTTAAAGTATCTTTACCCAATAACGGTAATGCTTCAAGTGTTAAATTTGATGATATTATATTTAAAGTAGAAGAGTAA
- a CDS encoding endo-1,4-beta-xylanase — protein sequence MRIIKIEMGIAFFLVLTLLNCSEDDNKNSPEPSTKLAIPFASIASNVTDDSFQANWVLVPEAENYLVDVSTDSDFSVMLTGYDALIVQDNAVTITGLSPASNYYYRVRAQKGTEITNNSNVITVTTTGVAPEESEDPTFLKVKANALENPFFVGVAVKSNQLTEGSAYDVVLKNEFSSITAEYEMKMDPISTGSGSYNWEAADKIVNYGNDNGINVHGHALVWHNAVPDWLSDFSGTDAEFALEVKKYITDVVTHYAGKVSSWDVVNEAVDDNGNMRNTIFLQKMGPDYIKDCYQWARDAANAAGDTDLLLFYNDYATSTNIPKQDKVFSIVDNLKSNNLIDGVGFQMHNNYLSPTKEQIETDINRAVALGLKVHVSELDIQVNQNNDISYLTEERALAQKEKYKEIVKIYNALPKANKYALTVWGFKDNESWIPYSTDLNHPGNDWPLLYNNKFELKKSHTGFLEGLE from the coding sequence ATGAGAATAATCAAGATAGAAATGGGAATAGCTTTTTTTTTAGTGCTTACACTACTAAATTGTAGTGAAGACGATAATAAAAATTCCCCAGAACCTTCTACTAAGTTAGCTATACCATTTGCCTCAATAGCTAGTAATGTTACAGATGATTCCTTTCAAGCCAATTGGGTTTTGGTTCCCGAGGCAGAAAATTATTTAGTGGATGTTTCAACAGATAGCGATTTTTCTGTTATGCTTACTGGATACGATGCTCTTATTGTTCAAGATAACGCTGTTACTATAACAGGACTTTCTCCGGCAAGTAACTATTATTACAGGGTAAGAGCCCAAAAAGGCACAGAAATCACCAATAATTCAAATGTTATAACAGTTACTACAACAGGGGTTGCCCCTGAAGAATCTGAAGACCCTACTTTTCTTAAGGTCAAAGCAAATGCTTTAGAAAATCCTTTTTTTGTAGGTGTAGCGGTTAAATCCAATCAATTGACTGAAGGAAGTGCTTATGATGTGGTACTAAAAAATGAATTTAGCAGCATTACGGCTGAATATGAAATGAAAATGGACCCAATTTCCACAGGGAGCGGATCTTATAATTGGGAAGCTGCCGATAAAATAGTTAATTACGGAAATGATAACGGGATAAATGTTCATGGGCATGCTTTAGTGTGGCATAATGCCGTCCCCGATTGGTTATCTGATTTTTCGGGTACAGATGCTGAGTTTGCTTTAGAAGTAAAAAAATACATAACCGATGTAGTTACCCACTATGCCGGAAAAGTAAGCTCGTGGGATGTTGTAAATGAAGCTGTTGATGATAATGGTAACATGAGAAATACTATTTTTCTCCAAAAAATGGGTCCTGATTATATTAAAGATTGCTACCAGTGGGCGAGAGATGCTGCAAATGCTGCCGGAGATACCGACTTGTTATTGTTCTATAATGATTATGCAACATCTACCAATATACCTAAACAAGATAAAGTATTTAGTATAGTAGATAATTTAAAGTCGAACAACCTTATTGATGGAGTTGGTTTTCAAATGCACAATAATTATTTAAGCCCAACCAAAGAACAAATAGAGACAGACATAAATAGAGCTGTTGCCTTAGGTTTAAAAGTGCACGTTTCTGAATTAGATATTCAAGTGAACCAAAATAATGACATCTCTTACCTTACAGAGGAAAGAGCATTGGCTCAAAAGGAAAAATATAAAGAGATTGTTAAAATATATAACGCGCTTCCTAAAGCAAATAAATATGCTTTAACAGTATGGGGTTTTAAAGATAACGAATCTTGGATACCTTATAGTACCGACTTAAATCATCCAGGGAATGACTGGCCACTATTGTATAATAATAAATTTGAATTAAAAAAGTCTCATACAGGATTTTTAGAGGGGTTAGAATAA
- a CDS encoding RagB/SusD family nutrient uptake outer membrane protein — protein sequence MKKQIKKALMLVTMILCLVSCSEDFTELRSENSLCVDCLPPGASPYEGIQNGMYTKGWFDYNFKGMITQGDTYAGNVWANDGEFRPFAEASVLNDNPVLNTNWTALFSVVNQANSLIQDLIRDKDNIPEDAYIQGIGVSKFMRATAYFYLVRIWGPVPIFDENSDGINAKRNLEADVYKFIEMDLEDAVEKLTTEPKTGRVGKYSAMGMLAKVKLNLKKYDEAANLCREVINSGKYDLLEDYGNLFNNPNYNNNIESLFSLQWTVNCNEWGTQNTEQAFIAPSGSGITGGGDGWGSYMPTTDLPGLYEDGDKRRKASIMMDGDFYPELLSKKGGYTYNKLPSQTALNFRKYIVGSADDGYNVCFMRTDQNTNMLRYADVLLMMAEAKLGANASTSDSEALSAFNRVRSRAGLSPVNTITQASLFKERRIEFLLEGQYYFDLQRRNRADALAEIAAQERGFYGDDARTELVSIKITPTDEFFSMPLPSGAISINENLTAEPVPFNF from the coding sequence ATGAAAAAACAAATAAAAAAAGCATTAATGCTAGTGACCATGATTCTTTGTTTGGTATCATGTTCGGAAGATTTCACCGAGTTAAGATCGGAGAATTCATTGTGCGTAGACTGTTTACCTCCAGGAGCATCTCCTTATGAAGGCATTCAGAACGGAATGTATACTAAAGGCTGGTTTGATTATAATTTTAAGGGCATGATAACCCAAGGAGATACCTATGCAGGCAACGTATGGGCTAACGATGGCGAATTTAGACCATTTGCAGAGGCATCTGTATTAAATGATAATCCCGTACTAAATACTAATTGGACAGCCTTGTTTTCTGTTGTGAACCAAGCTAATTCCTTAATACAAGATTTAATTAGAGACAAAGATAATATCCCTGAAGACGCCTATATTCAAGGAATTGGAGTTTCAAAATTCATGCGAGCTACTGCTTATTTTTATTTAGTTAGAATATGGGGTCCCGTACCTATTTTTGATGAAAACTCTGATGGTATAAATGCCAAAAGGAATTTAGAAGCCGATGTTTATAAATTCATCGAAATGGATTTAGAGGATGCCGTAGAAAAATTAACAACAGAACCAAAAACGGGAAGAGTTGGTAAATATTCTGCCATGGGCATGTTAGCAAAAGTGAAGTTAAACTTAAAAAAATATGATGAGGCCGCCAATTTATGTAGAGAAGTCATTAATAGTGGTAAGTACGATTTGCTAGAAGATTATGGTAACTTATTCAATAACCCCAACTACAACAATAACATAGAAAGTTTATTCTCTTTACAATGGACAGTAAATTGTAATGAATGGGGTACTCAAAATACAGAACAAGCCTTTATTGCACCATCAGGCTCTGGTATAACAGGAGGTGGAGATGGCTGGGGGTCTTACATGCCAACCACCGATTTACCTGGTTTATACGAAGATGGCGACAAAAGAAGAAAAGCCTCTATTATGATGGATGGTGATTTTTACCCAGAATTGTTAAGTAAAAAAGGTGGTTACACATACAATAAACTTCCTTCTCAAACAGCTTTAAACTTTAGAAAATATATTGTGGGTTCTGCAGATGATGGTTATAATGTTTGTTTTATGAGAACAGACCAAAACACCAATATGTTAAGATATGCAGATGTATTATTGATGATGGCCGAAGCCAAATTAGGAGCTAATGCCTCTACCTCTGACAGTGAAGCACTATCTGCTTTTAATAGAGTGCGTTCTCGTGCAGGTTTAAGTCCGGTTAATACCATAACCCAAGCCAGCTTATTTAAAGAAAGAAGAATAGAATTTTTATTGGAAGGGCAATATTATTTTGATTTACAACGTAGAAATAGAGCTGATGCATTAGCAGAAATCGCTGCTCAAGAAAGAGGTTTCTACGGTGATGATGCTAGAACAGAGTTGGTTTCTATTAAAATCACTCCAACAGATGAGTTCTTTTCTATGCCGTTACCGTCTGGTGCCATAAGTATCAATGAGAATTTAACAGCAGAACCTGTTCCTTTTAATTTTTAA
- a CDS encoding TonB-dependent receptor has translation MIKLKLLGIALVMLCMQNALSQVKTVSGVVSDKNGVPLPGVNVLLKGTKKGTSTDFDGKYTINDVKANSIFVFSYLGYATQEIPYNGKNVLNITLKEDTSKLEEVVVIGYGTSKRKDLTGAISSVSAEELKDQPFSSVDQALTGKAAGVTVSQNSGAPGGGVSIKIRGITSLYGNEPLYVIDGTPVFADRNNTSLDLGTATGGGSGQNVNSALAGLNMSDIESIDILKDASATAIYGANGSNGVVLITTKKGKRGKTTINFDHYTGIQSVAKYYDMMNLQEYAQYTSDLLKSDNRDVPFIFQNPSLLGKGTDWQKEIFRSALVTNNQLSVSGEKNGTRYYTSLGYFRQEGVIVNTDFERISMRLNIETKVNDWFKIGNNISLSNVQQHIVKNDDRGGIVSSALRLSPLIPVRYPDGSYGAPSGGVNGASNNYEAVNPVAYSEYVNNLDKKFKINGNLFAEISFLKHLTFRTELGYDLNAGDSRVFIPTYEDIGTAANEVNSSLKQQDQGYYWTVKNFLTYNNALGKHNINVVLGQESQKSNFEYLRGSRRDLEGNNEFDNLVLGLKSTSEVDNQSFAWAMQSYIARANYNYDSKYYLTASIRADASSNFGPNNKWGYFPSVSGAWTISNENFMKSSSGPINFLKLRAGYGEVGNQNIPSFLYQTQFAAVPSSSGLSYVYTVDGNPDIKWETLKSTNIGLEIGLLDNAIRLDLDLYQKKSSDLLIQRPADDRTAGRVLPYENVGEMLNRGLDLKLNTRNIQTDNFSWNSTFIFSTYSNELTKFYDGTKPLTANIPQSDGELLYSYVEEGESLGQIYGYVTDGIFRTQQEVDESAIQVPGKTSVGDIKFKDLDNDGEITLKDRTYIGSALPKFTYSINNNISYKDFDLSVVINGSYGNKIYNQNRFYTEALRFLGENQSKDALNHFVVNYLPDGVTLDDAANLAQDTDIPRIDLANGNSNTRVSDRFVEDGSYLRIQNITMGYNINSNILSKTNFFTKARVYLSGQNLFTFTKYSGLDPEVGSRNSDIRFAGLDVGRYPLAKTITLGVNLTF, from the coding sequence ATGATAAAACTAAAACTTTTAGGTATTGCACTAGTAATGCTATGCATGCAAAATGCATTATCACAGGTTAAAACGGTCTCTGGTGTAGTTTCAGACAAGAATGGCGTTCCGTTACCTGGCGTAAATGTTCTTTTAAAAGGCACTAAAAAAGGAACCTCAACAGATTTTGACGGAAAATATACTATTAATGATGTGAAAGCAAACAGTATATTTGTATTTAGCTATTTAGGATATGCAACTCAAGAAATTCCGTATAACGGTAAAAATGTACTGAATATCACTTTGAAGGAAGACACCTCTAAATTAGAAGAGGTAGTAGTAATTGGTTACGGTACCTCCAAAAGAAAAGACCTAACAGGAGCAATATCTTCTGTTTCTGCTGAAGAACTAAAAGACCAACCCTTTTCTTCTGTTGACCAAGCCTTAACAGGAAAAGCTGCAGGTGTTACGGTTTCCCAAAACTCTGGAGCTCCAGGAGGGGGTGTTTCCATTAAAATTAGAGGTATAACATCGCTTTATGGCAATGAACCACTTTATGTTATAGATGGAACCCCTGTATTTGCAGACAGAAATAATACTTCTTTAGATTTAGGAACCGCTACCGGAGGTGGTTCTGGGCAAAATGTAAATTCCGCTTTGGCTGGTTTAAACATGTCCGACATTGAATCTATTGATATATTAAAAGATGCATCGGCCACAGCTATCTATGGTGCAAACGGTTCTAATGGTGTGGTATTAATTACAACAAAAAAAGGTAAAAGAGGTAAAACTACTATTAATTTCGATCACTACACAGGTATTCAAAGTGTTGCTAAATACTATGACATGATGAATTTACAAGAATACGCTCAATATACCAGTGATCTATTGAAGTCAGATAACAGAGATGTTCCGTTTATATTTCAAAACCCTAGTTTATTAGGTAAAGGAACAGATTGGCAAAAGGAAATTTTTAGAAGTGCATTAGTAACAAATAATCAACTCTCTGTTTCTGGCGAAAAAAATGGAACGCGATACTATACATCCCTTGGATATTTTAGACAAGAAGGTGTTATTGTAAATACCGATTTTGAAAGAATTTCAATGCGTTTAAATATAGAAACAAAAGTTAATGATTGGTTTAAAATAGGTAACAATATATCATTAAGTAATGTTCAGCAACATATTGTTAAGAATGATGATAGAGGAGGTATTGTTTCTTCAGCCTTACGTTTAAGTCCGTTAATCCCTGTAAGATACCCAGACGGTAGCTACGGAGCTCCTAGTGGCGGTGTAAATGGTGCTTCTAATAATTATGAAGCAGTAAATCCTGTAGCCTATTCAGAATATGTTAACAATCTAGATAAAAAATTCAAAATAAATGGGAATTTATTTGCTGAAATTTCATTCTTAAAACATTTAACTTTTAGAACTGAATTGGGATATGATTTGAATGCTGGAGATAGTCGGGTATTCATTCCTACATATGAAGACATAGGTACAGCCGCAAATGAGGTAAATTCATCGCTTAAGCAGCAAGATCAAGGCTATTATTGGACCGTAAAAAACTTTTTAACGTATAATAACGCTTTAGGCAAACACAATATTAACGTAGTATTAGGTCAAGAAAGCCAGAAAAGTAATTTTGAATATTTAAGAGGATCTAGAAGAGATTTAGAAGGAAATAATGAATTTGATAATTTAGTTTTAGGTTTAAAATCTACCTCCGAAGTAGATAACCAAAGTTTTGCTTGGGCTATGCAATCTTACATTGCAAGAGCCAATTATAACTATGACAGTAAATATTATTTAACAGCCTCTATAAGAGCCGATGCTTCTTCAAATTTTGGCCCAAATAACAAATGGGGTTACTTTCCATCAGTTTCTGGTGCTTGGACCATTTCAAATGAAAATTTCATGAAATCTTCATCTGGACCTATAAATTTTTTAAAATTAAGAGCAGGTTATGGTGAAGTAGGTAACCAAAACATTCCTAGCTTCTTATATCAAACACAATTTGCTGCCGTTCCTTCATCTAGCGGACTTTCATATGTTTATACAGTAGATGGCAACCCAGATATTAAATGGGAAACTCTAAAATCAACCAATATTGGCCTGGAAATAGGGTTGTTGGATAACGCTATCAGATTGGATCTTGACCTATACCAAAAGAAATCCTCAGATTTATTAATTCAAAGACCAGCAGATGATAGAACAGCTGGAAGGGTGCTCCCTTATGAAAATGTGGGTGAAATGCTTAATAGAGGCTTAGATTTAAAGTTGAACACAAGAAATATTCAAACAGATAATTTTTCATGGAACTCTACTTTTATATTTTCAACATACTCTAACGAGTTAACCAAATTCTATGACGGAACAAAACCATTAACAGCCAATATTCCACAATCAGATGGTGAGTTATTATATAGCTATGTTGAAGAAGGAGAATCTTTAGGTCAAATTTACGGTTATGTTACAGATGGCATTTTTAGAACCCAACAAGAAGTTGATGAAAGTGCTATACAAGTTCCAGGTAAAACCAGTGTAGGAGATATTAAATTTAAAGATTTAGATAACGATGGTGAAATTACACTTAAAGACAGAACCTACATAGGGTCTGCTCTTCCAAAATTTACTTACAGTATAAATAACAACATATCTTATAAAGATTTTGATTTAAGTGTTGTAATAAACGGTTCTTACGGTAACAAAATATACAATCAAAATAGATTTTATACAGAAGCCTTACGTTTCTTAGGAGAAAATCAATCTAAAGATGCTCTAAATCACTTTGTTGTAAATTATTTACCAGATGGCGTTACTTTAGATGATGCCGCAAATCTTGCTCAAGACACAGATATTCCAAGAATTGATTTAGCAAACGGTAATTCAAACACACGGGTTTCAGACCGTTTTGTAGAAGACGGGTCATACCTTAGAATTCAAAACATTACCATGGGGTACAATATTAACTCTAATATTTTAAGTAAAACAAACTTCTTTACTAAAGCAAGAGTGTACCTTTCAGGACAGAATTTATTCACCTTCACTAAATATTCTGGTTTAGATCCAGAAGTTGGAAGTAGAAATTCAGATATAAGGTTTGCAGGTTTAGATGTGGGTAGATACCCATTAGCAAAAACAATAACCTTAGGTGTTAATCTAACATTTTAA